A single region of the Phalacrocorax aristotelis chromosome 17, bGulAri2.1, whole genome shotgun sequence genome encodes:
- the GOLGA2 gene encoding golgin subfamily A member 2 isoform X6: protein MADGSRQSRLAAAKKKLKEYQQKNSPGATAGTKKKRKTKEDSRPETPTNDDRQSPENIQNILKVLVSDLNRSNGVAIPSLDKRKAYFDSDVATRNAEQLATDVPVLSNSNNLPSCGSVLPAPGSMQLTQMHEVEDNKNALDENRSLSSTESLRQLSEQLNGLVSQSTSYVNGESAVSSTNIKEMEKQQNQEAVNQLEKVHIQTIGILVSEKSELQTALGHTQQAARQKTGEAENLAARLHSSRQRVSELERTLSSISMQQKQSEKHNKELVKERDNLKLELYKRSKSSEEVKQQNSELSEKVHSLVSQNSAMKLDMEDLHKKLEMAELMIQQFSNQAGSLDANQQMQMALEEKASLETQIAQLSESLHQLQAERDQYVEKLKEERSIWQQRVQQLSEQVHTMAEEKEKHMAQIRELEANVTELLSKSAVKPMDIEPSSPAGPTAAELSLQEEIQRLQQEKEELHGQYQAQVRDNEQLSHLNREQEERLLELEKAVQRYNEESVDRQQILEDMQSDKATISRALSQNRDLKEQLAELQNGFVKLTNENMEVTSALQSEQHVKKELAKKLGQLQENLGELKETLELKTQEARGLQEQRDQYYSHLQQYTVAYQQLSAEKEELHKQYLLQTQLMDRLQHEEVQGKVTVEMHLKELQQTKESLEAVAKENKELQAQISQLAADLDGRILHQLDGDSVGSEAMMSEEIQKSSFVIPEKFESHEEMVAFLTSAMSQVEQEREDMRQQLAAQKQQCRSLLQQIAALRQEQQHNITLSGDSSMDTVPVEVHEALKTAMEKLQSRFTDLMREKADLKERLEELEHRCIQLSGETDTIGEYIALYQSQRAILKQRHQEKEEYISRLAQDKEEMKMKLLELQDLVMRLVRERNEWYSKYIAAAQNSELLASPNESVLPVERRIELNATDGEGLREVNLSDEAEQEAAVLHQPSFSPIDSKTAQPSQEDPTAKQIMQLLREIQNPQERLGSLLENPCIPFFYRAAENDEVKIMVV, encoded by the exons ATGGCGGAcggcagcaggcagagcaggctggcGGCGGCCAAGAAGAAG ctgaaagaATATCAGCAGAAGAATAGCCCTGGAGCAACTGCAGGAACCAAGAAAAAACGAAAAACTAAAGAAGACAGTAGACCCGAGACTCCCACCAACGATGACCGACAGTCTCCAGAGAAT ATTCAGAACATTCTGAAGGTGCTGGTGTCAGACCTTAACCGCTCCAATGGGGTAGCCATACCCTCATTGGACAAGAGGAAG GCATACTTTGACAGTGATGTTGCCACTCGTAATGCTGAACAGCTTGCTACCGATGTCCCTGTGCTATCTAACAGCAACAATCTACCTAGTTGTGGTTCTGTtctgcctgctcctgggagCATGCAGCTGACACAG ATGCATGAAGTTGAggataataaaaatgctttggaTGAGAACAG GTCTTTGTCGTCAACAGAAAGTCTCCGCCAGTTGTCTGAACAACTCAATGGCCTGGTTTCTCAG TCTACGTCATATGTGAATGGGGAAAGTGCTGTTTCTTCCACAAATATTAAGGAAATGGAA aaacagcagaaccAAGAAGCAGTGAATCAGCTGGAGAAG gTTCATATCCAGACTATTGGAATTCTAGTTTCTGAGAAGTCCGAGTTGCAGACAGCCCTTGGACATACTCAGCAAGCTGCCCGGCAGAAAACAG GAGAAGCTGAAAACCTTGCTGCTCGCTTGCATTCATCTCGCCAGAGGGTATCAGAGCTAGAACGTACTCTGTCCTCCATCTCTATGCAGCAAAAACAGTCAGAGAAG CATAATAAAGAGCTAGTGAAGGAGCGAGACAACCTGAAACTGGAACTGTACAAACGAAG CAAAAGTAGTGAGGAAGTAAAGCAGCAGAATTCAGAGCTGTCAGAGAAGGTTCACTCCCTGGTTTCCCAGAACTCAGCTATGAAGCTGGATATGGAGGATTTGCATAAGAAACTGGAAATGGCTGAACTGATGATTCAACAG TTCTCAAATCAGGCAGGGAGTCTGGATGCAAACCAGCAGATGCAGATGGCACTGGAGGAGAAGGCGAGCCTGGAAACCCAGATTGCTCAG CTCTCAGAGTCACTTCACCAGCTCCAGGCAGAAAGAGATCAGTATGTAGAGAAACTGAAGGAGGAGCGGAGCATTTGGCAGCAGCGGGTACAGCAGCTCTCTGAGCAG GTCCACACAATggcagaggagaaggagaagcatATGGCCCAAATTCGGGAGCTGGAAGCCAATGTTACAGAGCTGTTGAGCAAATCAG CAGTTAAGCCCATGGATATTGAGCCTTCCTCACCAGCAGGGCccacagcagctgagctgagTCTGCAGGAAGAGATCCAAAGGCTGCAGCAAGAGAAGGAGGAACTGCATGGGCAGTACCAGGCCCAGGTCCGGGACAACGAGCAGCTAAGCCACCTCAACCGGGAGCAGGAGGAGCGACTGCTGGAGCTCGAGAAGGCTGTGCAGCGCTACAATGAGGAGTCTGTGGACAGACAGCAGATCCTGGAGGACATGCAGAGTGACAAGGCCACAATCAGCAGGGCACTGAGCCAAAATCGGGATCTCAAGGAGCAGCTGGCTGAGCTGCAGAACGGGTTTGTCAAACTG ACAAATGAAAACATGGAGGTGACAAGTGCCCTACAGTCAGAGCAACACGTAAAGAAAGAACTGGCCAAGAAGCTtgggcagctgcaggagaacCTGGGGGAGCTCAAAGAGACG CTGGAACTGAAAACACAGGAGGCtcgggggctgcaggagcagcggGACCAGTATTACAGCCACCTACAACAGTACACCGTGGCATACCAGCAGCTGTCTGCCGAAAAGGAGGAACTGCACAAGCAGTACTTGCTTCAGACGCAGCTTATGGATCGGCTGCAGCACGAGGAGGTTCAGGGGAAGGTGACAGTGGAAATGCACCTaaaagagctgcagcagaccAAG GAAAGTCTGGAAGCTGTAGCTAAGGAGAACAAAGAGCTGCAGGCCCAGATCAGCCAGTTAGCAGCAGACCTGGATGGTAGGATTTTGCACCAACTAGATG GAGACAGTGTTGGAAGTGAAGCAATGATGTCAGAAGAAATCCAAAAATCTTCATTTGTGATCCCAGAGAAGTTCGAAAGCCATGAAGAAATG GTTGCTTTCTTGACATCTGCCATGTCCCAGGTGGAGCAGGAGCGAGAAGacatgaggcagcagctggctgctcagAAACAGCAGTGCAGAAGCCTCCTGCAGCAAATAGCAGCTCTTAGGCAGGAGCAGCAACATAACATCACGCTGAGTGGAG ATTCCAGTATGGATACTGTTCCAGTGGAGGTTCATGAGGCTTTGAAAACTGCCATGGAGAAACTACAG TCCCGTTTCACAGACCTGATGCGTGAGAAAGCTGATCTCAAGGAACGGCTAGAAGAATTAGAACATCGCTGCATACAGCTGTCTGGGGAAACAGACACCATTG GGGAGTACATTGCATTATACCAGAGTCAAAGGGCTATCCTCAAACAGCGACACCAGGAGAAAGAAGAATACATCAGCAGGTTGGCTCAGGATAAGGAAGAGATGAAG ATGAAACTACTGGAACTGCAGGATTTAGTGATGCGTCTCGTCAGGGAAAGAAATGAATGGTACAGCAAGTACATAGCAGCTGCTCAAAACTCAGAGCTGTTAGCAAGCCCGAATGAAAGTGTACTTCCAGTGGAGAGGCGCATTGAGCTGAACGCTACTGATGGAGAAG GGTTACGGGAAGTGAATTTATCAGACGAAGCAGAACAAGAGGCTGCTGTTCTTCATCAACCCAGTTTCTCCCCTATTGACAGTAAAACTGCTCAGCCAAGCCAAGAGGACcccacagcaaagcaaataaTGCAGCTTCTCAGAGAAATCCAGAATCCTCAGGAGAGGCTGGGCTCGCTGCTGGAAAACCCCTGCATTCCCTTCTTCTACCGTGCTGCTGAGAACGATGAGGTCAAAATCATGGTAGTTTAA
- the GOLGA2 gene encoding golgin subfamily A member 2 isoform X3 — MADGSRQSRLAAAKKKLKEYQQKNSPGATAGTKKKRKTKEDSRPETPTNDDRQSPENAYFDSDVATRNAEQLATDVPVLSNSNNLPSCGSVLPAPGSMQLTQMHEVEDNKNALDENRSLSSTESLRQLSEQLNGLVSQSTSYVNGESAVSSTNIKEMETRYQELAVALDSSNLTNKQLVTKIEELKQQNQEAVNQLEKEKKEFEQKFSKEQAALREQLQVHIQTIGILVSEKSELQTALGHTQQAARQKTGEAENLAARLHSSRQRVSELERTLSSISMQQKQSEKHNKELVKERDNLKLELYKRSKSSEEVKQQNSELSEKVHSLVSQNSAMKLDMEDLHKKLEMAELMIQQFSNQAGSLDANQQMQMALEEKASLETQIAQLSESLHQLQAERDQYVEKLKEERSIWQQRVQQLSEQVHTMAEEKEKHMAQIRELEANVTELLSKSAVKPMDIEPSSPAGPTAAELSLQEEIQRLQQEKEELHGQYQAQVRDNEQLSHLNREQEERLLELEKAVQRYNEESVDRQQILEDMQSDKATISRALSQNRDLKEQLAELQNGFVKLTNENMEVTSALQSEQHVKKELAKKLGQLQENLGELKETLELKTQEARGLQEQRDQYYSHLQQYTVAYQQLSAEKEELHKQYLLQTQLMDRLQHEEVQGKVTVEMHLKELQQTKESLEAVAKENKELQAQISQLAADLDGRILHQLDGDSVGSEAMMSEEIQKSSFVIPEKFESHEEMVAFLTSAMSQVEQEREDMRQQLAAQKQQCRSLLQQIAALRQEQQHNITLSGDSSMDTVPVEVHEALKTAMEKLQSRFTDLMREKADLKERLEELEHRCIQLSGETDTIGEYIALYQSQRAILKQRHQEKEEYISRLAQDKEEMKMKLLELQDLVMRLVRERNEWYSKYIAAAQNSELLASPNESVLPVERRIELNATDGEGLREVNLSDEAEQEAAVLHQPSFSPIDSKTAQPSQEDPTAKQIMQLLREIQNPQERLGSLLENPCIPFFYRAAENDEVKIMVV, encoded by the exons ATGGCGGAcggcagcaggcagagcaggctggcGGCGGCCAAGAAGAAG ctgaaagaATATCAGCAGAAGAATAGCCCTGGAGCAACTGCAGGAACCAAGAAAAAACGAAAAACTAAAGAAGACAGTAGACCCGAGACTCCCACCAACGATGACCGACAGTCTCCAGAGAAT GCATACTTTGACAGTGATGTTGCCACTCGTAATGCTGAACAGCTTGCTACCGATGTCCCTGTGCTATCTAACAGCAACAATCTACCTAGTTGTGGTTCTGTtctgcctgctcctgggagCATGCAGCTGACACAG ATGCATGAAGTTGAggataataaaaatgctttggaTGAGAACAG GTCTTTGTCGTCAACAGAAAGTCTCCGCCAGTTGTCTGAACAACTCAATGGCCTGGTTTCTCAG TCTACGTCATATGTGAATGGGGAAAGTGCTGTTTCTTCCACAAATATTAAGGAAATGGAA ACACGTTACCAGGAGCTGGCAGTAGCCCTGGATTCCAGCAATCTAACTAACAAACAGCTCGTTACAAAGATAGAGGAATTG aaacagcagaaccAAGAAGCAGTGAATCAGCTGGAGAAG GAAAAGAAGGAGTTTGAACAGAAATTTTCTAAAGAGCAAGCAGCACTGAGGGAACAGCTACAG gTTCATATCCAGACTATTGGAATTCTAGTTTCTGAGAAGTCCGAGTTGCAGACAGCCCTTGGACATACTCAGCAAGCTGCCCGGCAGAAAACAG GAGAAGCTGAAAACCTTGCTGCTCGCTTGCATTCATCTCGCCAGAGGGTATCAGAGCTAGAACGTACTCTGTCCTCCATCTCTATGCAGCAAAAACAGTCAGAGAAG CATAATAAAGAGCTAGTGAAGGAGCGAGACAACCTGAAACTGGAACTGTACAAACGAAG CAAAAGTAGTGAGGAAGTAAAGCAGCAGAATTCAGAGCTGTCAGAGAAGGTTCACTCCCTGGTTTCCCAGAACTCAGCTATGAAGCTGGATATGGAGGATTTGCATAAGAAACTGGAAATGGCTGAACTGATGATTCAACAG TTCTCAAATCAGGCAGGGAGTCTGGATGCAAACCAGCAGATGCAGATGGCACTGGAGGAGAAGGCGAGCCTGGAAACCCAGATTGCTCAG CTCTCAGAGTCACTTCACCAGCTCCAGGCAGAAAGAGATCAGTATGTAGAGAAACTGAAGGAGGAGCGGAGCATTTGGCAGCAGCGGGTACAGCAGCTCTCTGAGCAG GTCCACACAATggcagaggagaaggagaagcatATGGCCCAAATTCGGGAGCTGGAAGCCAATGTTACAGAGCTGTTGAGCAAATCAG CAGTTAAGCCCATGGATATTGAGCCTTCCTCACCAGCAGGGCccacagcagctgagctgagTCTGCAGGAAGAGATCCAAAGGCTGCAGCAAGAGAAGGAGGAACTGCATGGGCAGTACCAGGCCCAGGTCCGGGACAACGAGCAGCTAAGCCACCTCAACCGGGAGCAGGAGGAGCGACTGCTGGAGCTCGAGAAGGCTGTGCAGCGCTACAATGAGGAGTCTGTGGACAGACAGCAGATCCTGGAGGACATGCAGAGTGACAAGGCCACAATCAGCAGGGCACTGAGCCAAAATCGGGATCTCAAGGAGCAGCTGGCTGAGCTGCAGAACGGGTTTGTCAAACTG ACAAATGAAAACATGGAGGTGACAAGTGCCCTACAGTCAGAGCAACACGTAAAGAAAGAACTGGCCAAGAAGCTtgggcagctgcaggagaacCTGGGGGAGCTCAAAGAGACG CTGGAACTGAAAACACAGGAGGCtcgggggctgcaggagcagcggGACCAGTATTACAGCCACCTACAACAGTACACCGTGGCATACCAGCAGCTGTCTGCCGAAAAGGAGGAACTGCACAAGCAGTACTTGCTTCAGACGCAGCTTATGGATCGGCTGCAGCACGAGGAGGTTCAGGGGAAGGTGACAGTGGAAATGCACCTaaaagagctgcagcagaccAAG GAAAGTCTGGAAGCTGTAGCTAAGGAGAACAAAGAGCTGCAGGCCCAGATCAGCCAGTTAGCAGCAGACCTGGATGGTAGGATTTTGCACCAACTAGATG GAGACAGTGTTGGAAGTGAAGCAATGATGTCAGAAGAAATCCAAAAATCTTCATTTGTGATCCCAGAGAAGTTCGAAAGCCATGAAGAAATG GTTGCTTTCTTGACATCTGCCATGTCCCAGGTGGAGCAGGAGCGAGAAGacatgaggcagcagctggctgctcagAAACAGCAGTGCAGAAGCCTCCTGCAGCAAATAGCAGCTCTTAGGCAGGAGCAGCAACATAACATCACGCTGAGTGGAG ATTCCAGTATGGATACTGTTCCAGTGGAGGTTCATGAGGCTTTGAAAACTGCCATGGAGAAACTACAG TCCCGTTTCACAGACCTGATGCGTGAGAAAGCTGATCTCAAGGAACGGCTAGAAGAATTAGAACATCGCTGCATACAGCTGTCTGGGGAAACAGACACCATTG GGGAGTACATTGCATTATACCAGAGTCAAAGGGCTATCCTCAAACAGCGACACCAGGAGAAAGAAGAATACATCAGCAGGTTGGCTCAGGATAAGGAAGAGATGAAG ATGAAACTACTGGAACTGCAGGATTTAGTGATGCGTCTCGTCAGGGAAAGAAATGAATGGTACAGCAAGTACATAGCAGCTGCTCAAAACTCAGAGCTGTTAGCAAGCCCGAATGAAAGTGTACTTCCAGTGGAGAGGCGCATTGAGCTGAACGCTACTGATGGAGAAG GGTTACGGGAAGTGAATTTATCAGACGAAGCAGAACAAGAGGCTGCTGTTCTTCATCAACCCAGTTTCTCCCCTATTGACAGTAAAACTGCTCAGCCAAGCCAAGAGGACcccacagcaaagcaaataaTGCAGCTTCTCAGAGAAATCCAGAATCCTCAGGAGAGGCTGGGCTCGCTGCTGGAAAACCCCTGCATTCCCTTCTTCTACCGTGCTGCTGAGAACGATGAGGTCAAAATCATGGTAGTTTAA
- the GOLGA2 gene encoding golgin subfamily A member 2 isoform X5, with the protein MADGSRQSRLAAAKKKLKEYQQKNSPGATAGTKKKRKTKEDSRPETPTNDDRQSPENAYFDSDVATRNAEQLATDVPVLSNSNNLPSCGSVLPAPGSMQLTQMHEVEDNKNALDENRSLSSTESLRQLSEQLNGLVSQSTSYVNGESAVSSTNIKEMETRYQELAVALDSSNLTNKQLVTKIEELKQQNQEAVNQLEKEKKEFEQKFSKEQAALREQLQVHIQTIGILVSEKSELQTALGHTQQAARQKTGEAENLAARLHSSRQRVSELERTLSSISMQQKQSEKHNKELVKERDNLKLELYKRSKSSEEVKQQNSELSEKVHSLVSQNSAMKLDMEDLHKKLEMAELMIQQFSNQAGSLDANQQMQMALEEKASLETQIAQLSESLHQLQAERDQYVEKLKEERSIWQQRVQQLSEQVHTMAEEKEKHMAQIRELEANVTELLSKSVKPMDIEPSSPAGPTAAELSLQEEIQRLQQEKEELHGQYQAQVRDNEQLSHLNREQEERLLELEKAVQRYNEESVDRQQILEDMQSDKATISRALSQNRDLKEQLAELQNGFVKLTNENMEVTSALQSEQHVKKELAKKLGQLQENLGELKETLELKTQEARGLQEQRDQYYSHLQQYTVAYQQLSAEKEELHKQYLLQTQLMDRLQHEEVQGKVTVEMHLKELQQTKESLEAVAKENKELQAQISQLAADLDGRILHQLDGDSVGSEAMMSEEIQKSSFVIPEKFESHEEMVAFLTSAMSQVEQEREDMRQQLAAQKQQCRSLLQQIAALRQEQQHNITLSGDSSMDTVPVEVHEALKTAMEKLQSRFTDLMREKADLKERLEELEHRCIQLSGETDTIGEYIALYQSQRAILKQRHQEKEEYISRLAQDKEEMKMKLLELQDLVMRLVRERNEWYSKYIAAAQNSELLASPNESVLPVERRIELNATDGEGLREVNLSDEAEQEAAVLHQPSFSPIDSKTAQPSQEDPTAKQIMQLLREIQNPQERLGSLLENPCIPFFYRAAENDEVKIMVV; encoded by the exons ATGGCGGAcggcagcaggcagagcaggctggcGGCGGCCAAGAAGAAG ctgaaagaATATCAGCAGAAGAATAGCCCTGGAGCAACTGCAGGAACCAAGAAAAAACGAAAAACTAAAGAAGACAGTAGACCCGAGACTCCCACCAACGATGACCGACAGTCTCCAGAGAAT GCATACTTTGACAGTGATGTTGCCACTCGTAATGCTGAACAGCTTGCTACCGATGTCCCTGTGCTATCTAACAGCAACAATCTACCTAGTTGTGGTTCTGTtctgcctgctcctgggagCATGCAGCTGACACAG ATGCATGAAGTTGAggataataaaaatgctttggaTGAGAACAG GTCTTTGTCGTCAACAGAAAGTCTCCGCCAGTTGTCTGAACAACTCAATGGCCTGGTTTCTCAG TCTACGTCATATGTGAATGGGGAAAGTGCTGTTTCTTCCACAAATATTAAGGAAATGGAA ACACGTTACCAGGAGCTGGCAGTAGCCCTGGATTCCAGCAATCTAACTAACAAACAGCTCGTTACAAAGATAGAGGAATTG aaacagcagaaccAAGAAGCAGTGAATCAGCTGGAGAAG GAAAAGAAGGAGTTTGAACAGAAATTTTCTAAAGAGCAAGCAGCACTGAGGGAACAGCTACAG gTTCATATCCAGACTATTGGAATTCTAGTTTCTGAGAAGTCCGAGTTGCAGACAGCCCTTGGACATACTCAGCAAGCTGCCCGGCAGAAAACAG GAGAAGCTGAAAACCTTGCTGCTCGCTTGCATTCATCTCGCCAGAGGGTATCAGAGCTAGAACGTACTCTGTCCTCCATCTCTATGCAGCAAAAACAGTCAGAGAAG CATAATAAAGAGCTAGTGAAGGAGCGAGACAACCTGAAACTGGAACTGTACAAACGAAG CAAAAGTAGTGAGGAAGTAAAGCAGCAGAATTCAGAGCTGTCAGAGAAGGTTCACTCCCTGGTTTCCCAGAACTCAGCTATGAAGCTGGATATGGAGGATTTGCATAAGAAACTGGAAATGGCTGAACTGATGATTCAACAG TTCTCAAATCAGGCAGGGAGTCTGGATGCAAACCAGCAGATGCAGATGGCACTGGAGGAGAAGGCGAGCCTGGAAACCCAGATTGCTCAG CTCTCAGAGTCACTTCACCAGCTCCAGGCAGAAAGAGATCAGTATGTAGAGAAACTGAAGGAGGAGCGGAGCATTTGGCAGCAGCGGGTACAGCAGCTCTCTGAGCAG GTCCACACAATggcagaggagaaggagaagcatATGGCCCAAATTCGGGAGCTGGAAGCCAATGTTACAGAGCTGTTGAGCAAATCAG TTAAGCCCATGGATATTGAGCCTTCCTCACCAGCAGGGCccacagcagctgagctgagTCTGCAGGAAGAGATCCAAAGGCTGCAGCAAGAGAAGGAGGAACTGCATGGGCAGTACCAGGCCCAGGTCCGGGACAACGAGCAGCTAAGCCACCTCAACCGGGAGCAGGAGGAGCGACTGCTGGAGCTCGAGAAGGCTGTGCAGCGCTACAATGAGGAGTCTGTGGACAGACAGCAGATCCTGGAGGACATGCAGAGTGACAAGGCCACAATCAGCAGGGCACTGAGCCAAAATCGGGATCTCAAGGAGCAGCTGGCTGAGCTGCAGAACGGGTTTGTCAAACTG ACAAATGAAAACATGGAGGTGACAAGTGCCCTACAGTCAGAGCAACACGTAAAGAAAGAACTGGCCAAGAAGCTtgggcagctgcaggagaacCTGGGGGAGCTCAAAGAGACG CTGGAACTGAAAACACAGGAGGCtcgggggctgcaggagcagcggGACCAGTATTACAGCCACCTACAACAGTACACCGTGGCATACCAGCAGCTGTCTGCCGAAAAGGAGGAACTGCACAAGCAGTACTTGCTTCAGACGCAGCTTATGGATCGGCTGCAGCACGAGGAGGTTCAGGGGAAGGTGACAGTGGAAATGCACCTaaaagagctgcagcagaccAAG GAAAGTCTGGAAGCTGTAGCTAAGGAGAACAAAGAGCTGCAGGCCCAGATCAGCCAGTTAGCAGCAGACCTGGATGGTAGGATTTTGCACCAACTAGATG GAGACAGTGTTGGAAGTGAAGCAATGATGTCAGAAGAAATCCAAAAATCTTCATTTGTGATCCCAGAGAAGTTCGAAAGCCATGAAGAAATG GTTGCTTTCTTGACATCTGCCATGTCCCAGGTGGAGCAGGAGCGAGAAGacatgaggcagcagctggctgctcagAAACAGCAGTGCAGAAGCCTCCTGCAGCAAATAGCAGCTCTTAGGCAGGAGCAGCAACATAACATCACGCTGAGTGGAG ATTCCAGTATGGATACTGTTCCAGTGGAGGTTCATGAGGCTTTGAAAACTGCCATGGAGAAACTACAG TCCCGTTTCACAGACCTGATGCGTGAGAAAGCTGATCTCAAGGAACGGCTAGAAGAATTAGAACATCGCTGCATACAGCTGTCTGGGGAAACAGACACCATTG GGGAGTACATTGCATTATACCAGAGTCAAAGGGCTATCCTCAAACAGCGACACCAGGAGAAAGAAGAATACATCAGCAGGTTGGCTCAGGATAAGGAAGAGATGAAG ATGAAACTACTGGAACTGCAGGATTTAGTGATGCGTCTCGTCAGGGAAAGAAATGAATGGTACAGCAAGTACATAGCAGCTGCTCAAAACTCAGAGCTGTTAGCAAGCCCGAATGAAAGTGTACTTCCAGTGGAGAGGCGCATTGAGCTGAACGCTACTGATGGAGAAG GGTTACGGGAAGTGAATTTATCAGACGAAGCAGAACAAGAGGCTGCTGTTCTTCATCAACCCAGTTTCTCCCCTATTGACAGTAAAACTGCTCAGCCAAGCCAAGAGGACcccacagcaaagcaaataaTGCAGCTTCTCAGAGAAATCCAGAATCCTCAGGAGAGGCTGGGCTCGCTGCTGGAAAACCCCTGCATTCCCTTCTTCTACCGTGCTGCTGAGAACGATGAGGTCAAAATCATGGTAGTTTAA